A stretch of the Desulfuromonas sp. TF genome encodes the following:
- the deoC gene encoding deoxyribose-phosphate aldolase — protein MTSPAPYIDHTLLKPETTADQIRALCEEAVEFGFASVCVPPVFVPLAADLLYGSEIATGTVVGFPFGYVPTAVKAFESSRAVAAGATELDMVIHLGAVLSGRLEEVEGEIRQVVEAARGALVKVIIECCCLPLPLKEALVECVVRGGGGYVKTSTGFAAGGATVADVRLLAGAAKGRIGVKAAGGIRDWEGCHAMIEAGASRVGTSAGVKILEQWQDRDGIK, from the coding sequence GTGACTTCCCCCGCCCCATACATCGACCATACCCTTCTTAAGCCGGAAACCACCGCAGACCAGATTCGTGCTCTTTGCGAAGAGGCGGTGGAGTTCGGCTTCGCCAGCGTGTGCGTGCCGCCCGTCTTTGTTCCTCTGGCCGCCGATCTGCTGTACGGTTCAGAAATAGCCACTGGGACCGTGGTCGGGTTTCCCTTCGGCTATGTTCCTACGGCCGTAAAGGCCTTCGAGTCTTCCCGCGCGGTCGCCGCAGGAGCGACGGAACTCGACATGGTGATCCACCTCGGTGCCGTCCTGAGCGGCCGTCTGGAAGAGGTTGAAGGGGAGATCCGGCAGGTGGTCGAGGCGGCCCGGGGAGCCTTGGTCAAGGTGATCATTGAATGCTGCTGTCTCCCATTGCCCCTGAAGGAGGCTCTCGTTGAGTGCGTGGTGCGGGGGGGGGGCGGATATGTCAAGACCTCCACCGGTTTCGCGGCAGGGGGGGCCACCGTCGCTGACGTGCGATTGCTGGCCGGGGCTGCAAAGGGGCGGATCGGCGTCAAGGCCGCGGGGGGAATACGGGACTGGGAAGGGTGCCATGCCATGATCGAAGCCGGAGCCTCCCGGGTCGGGACCAGCGCCGGGGTGAAGATATTAGAGCAATGGCAGGATCGGGACGGGATAAAATGA
- the argJ gene encoding bifunctional glutamate N-acetyltransferase/amino-acid acetyltransferase ArgJ: MKVRGFKFSARSAGIKKSGKPDMAMIYSEVPACCAGVFTTNKVVAAPVVVSAPRIRHGSCQAVIVNSGNANACTGEQGLRDALRTGELAAHALGVSEDLVAVSSTGVIGVNLPMEKFERHVPLLAADLQADRAAAVAEAIMTTDAFPKVSVAEGRVGDVSYRVLGLAKGAGMIHPDMATMLAFILTDARVEPGFLAETLKRGADRSFNSITVDGDTSTNDMVLVLANGLADNEEIRGGTAAGDDFSRGLEGVLLDLAKMIVRDGEGATKVVHVLVRGAASDSEGRLAARSIATSSLVKTAFFGEDANWGRIIAAVGYSGAQVDPDRIEIFFDDVLVVQGGLGTGKETETRATEVLKKPEFAVTVDLHLGEGEAFYYTSDLTYDYVKCNAAYRT; the protein is encoded by the coding sequence ATCAAGGTTCGCGGGTTCAAATTCTCCGCCCGGTCGGCGGGGATCAAGAAATCCGGCAAGCCCGACATGGCGATGATTTATTCCGAGGTTCCGGCCTGTTGTGCCGGGGTTTTTACAACCAACAAGGTCGTAGCGGCGCCGGTGGTGGTTTCCGCTCCCCGCATACGCCATGGAAGCTGTCAGGCGGTGATTGTCAACAGCGGCAACGCCAACGCCTGTACCGGAGAGCAGGGGCTCAGGGATGCCCTGCGCACCGGCGAACTGGCGGCACACGCCCTGGGCGTGTCGGAGGACCTGGTGGCGGTTTCCTCCACTGGAGTGATCGGAGTGAACCTGCCGATGGAGAAATTCGAGCGCCACGTTCCCCTGCTGGCTGCCGATCTTCAGGCTGACAGGGCTGCGGCGGTGGCCGAGGCGATCATGACCACCGACGCCTTTCCCAAGGTTTCCGTTGCCGAGGGCAGGGTGGGGGATGTCTCCTACCGAGTGCTGGGCTTGGCCAAAGGGGCTGGAATGATCCATCCCGACATGGCCACCATGCTCGCCTTCATTCTGACCGATGCCCGCGTTGAGCCGGGATTTCTCGCCGAAACCTTGAAGCGGGGAGCGGACCGGTCCTTCAACAGCATTACGGTGGACGGCGATACGTCCACCAACGACATGGTTCTGGTCCTGGCTAACGGACTGGCTGACAATGAGGAGATCCGCGGCGGCACAGCGGCGGGCGACGATTTCAGCCGGGGCCTCGAAGGAGTTTTGCTCGACCTGGCCAAAATGATCGTCCGCGACGGGGAAGGGGCAACCAAAGTGGTTCATGTGTTGGTCCGGGGAGCCGCCAGCGACAGCGAAGGCCGTCTCGCCGCACGCAGCATCGCCACTTCCAGTCTGGTGAAAACGGCCTTTTTCGGGGAAGACGCCAACTGGGGCCGGATCATAGCCGCCGTCGGCTATTCGGGAGCCCAGGTCGACCCGGACCGGATCGAAATCTTCTTTGACGACGTCCTGGTGGTTCAGGGCGGCCTTGGCACCGGCAAGGAGACGGAAACCCGGGCGACCGAGGTTCTCAAAAAGCCCGAATTCGCCGTCACGGTCGATCTGCATCTCGGCGAGGGTGAGGCCTTCTACTACACCTCCGATCTGACCTACGATTATGTCAAATGCAACGCGGCGTATAGAACGTGA
- the secA gene encoding preprotein translocase subunit SecA yields MIGPLLKKVLGSKNDRELKRLQPQVDRINALEAQIESLSDQALQEKTIEFRRRLKEGESLDSLLPEAFAVVREAARRVLGMRHFDVQLIGGMVLHAGKIAEMRTGEGKTLMATLPSYLNALTGRGVHVITVNDYLAQRDSEWMGQIHRFLGLTVGVIVHGLTDKQRKEAYGCDITYGTNNEFGFDYLRDNMKFDLADYVQREHHFSIVDEVDSILIDEARTPLIISGPSEASSELYYAVNRVIPMLKKGELIEHRDGKIGQTVKEYTGDFTVDEKARSATLTEEGVAKVEKLMGVENLYEPSNIEILHHVNQALKAHALFRRDVDYVVKDGEVMIVDEFTGRLMPGRRWSDGLHQAVEAKEGVKIESENQTLATITFQNYFRMYEKLSGMTGTADTEAAEFSEIYKLEVMIIPTNRPMIRIDRADVIYKTEKEKFKAVIEDILETHKSGQPVLVGTISIEHSETLSEMLRKRGIPHTVLNAKHHEKEAEIVAQAGRKGAVTIATNMAGRGTDIVLGGNAEMLATRESATSDDPEAAYDQALEKYHRICEAEKAEVIETGGLYILGTERHESRRIDNQLRGRAGRQGDPGASRFYMSLEDDLLRIFGSQRVAYVMDKLKIPEGEPIEHGMISKAIENAQKKVEGHNFEIRKHLIEYDDVMNKQREVIYTQRKEVLAGKNIRETIEGIIAETAEDMVATFCPEKTPPTDWNWGSLAEDFYNQFNIQPRFPEDLSSIGKPEALEEILKEQVAARLAEKEEEFTTPVMDHLMKVLLLQTIDSQWKDHLLSIDHLKEGIGLRGYGQRNPKQEYKKEAFGLFMEMMGRIRQEVIQKLFRIQLAKEDDVARMEAEQRRRRLVLNRVGGGEDQTKKPMTRDEEKVGRNDPCPCGSGQKYKKCCGR; encoded by the coding sequence ATGATCGGCCCTTTGCTGAAAAAAGTTTTAGGAAGTAAAAATGATCGGGAACTCAAGCGCTTGCAGCCGCAGGTCGACAGGATTAACGCCCTGGAGGCGCAGATCGAATCTCTTTCCGATCAGGCCCTTCAGGAAAAGACAATCGAATTCCGTCGTCGCCTGAAAGAGGGAGAGTCCCTGGACAGCCTCCTCCCCGAAGCCTTTGCGGTTGTTCGCGAGGCCGCCAGGCGGGTGCTGGGGATGCGCCATTTCGATGTCCAGCTCATCGGGGGCATGGTTCTTCACGCCGGCAAGATCGCTGAAATGAGAACCGGCGAAGGTAAAACGCTCATGGCGACTCTCCCTTCCTATCTGAATGCACTGACCGGCAGAGGGGTGCATGTCATCACCGTCAACGACTATCTGGCCCAGCGCGATTCGGAATGGATGGGACAGATCCACCGGTTTTTGGGGCTCACGGTCGGCGTCATCGTGCACGGGCTCACCGACAAGCAGCGCAAGGAAGCTTACGGCTGCGATATCACCTATGGCACCAACAATGAATTCGGATTCGATTACCTGCGCGACAACATGAAATTTGATCTCGCGGACTATGTGCAGCGGGAACACCACTTCTCCATCGTCGACGAAGTCGACTCTATTCTTATCGACGAGGCCCGTACGCCGCTGATCATCTCCGGTCCGAGCGAAGCATCCAGCGAACTCTATTATGCGGTGAACCGGGTAATTCCCATGCTCAAGAAGGGGGAATTGATCGAGCACCGCGATGGTAAAATCGGTCAGACGGTCAAGGAATACACCGGAGATTTTACTGTCGACGAAAAGGCCAGGAGCGCCACTCTCACGGAAGAGGGTGTGGCAAAGGTCGAAAAACTGATGGGCGTGGAAAACCTCTACGAGCCCAGCAATATCGAGATCCTTCATCACGTCAACCAGGCTCTGAAGGCTCATGCCCTGTTCAGGCGGGACGTGGACTACGTGGTCAAGGACGGCGAGGTGATGATCGTCGATGAGTTTACCGGTCGTCTGATGCCGGGACGGCGCTGGAGCGACGGTTTGCATCAGGCGGTGGAGGCCAAGGAAGGGGTCAAAATCGAGAGCGAAAACCAGACCCTGGCCACCATCACCTTCCAGAATTACTTCCGCATGTACGAGAAGCTCTCCGGCATGACCGGGACCGCCGATACCGAGGCGGCCGAATTCAGCGAAATCTACAAGCTGGAAGTCATGATCATCCCCACCAACCGACCGATGATTCGCATTGACCGCGCCGACGTGATCTACAAGACCGAGAAGGAGAAGTTCAAGGCGGTCATCGAGGATATCCTGGAAACCCACAAGAGTGGACAGCCTGTTCTGGTAGGGACCATCTCCATCGAACATTCGGAGACCCTTTCGGAGATGCTGCGCAAGCGCGGGATCCCCCACACGGTCCTCAATGCGAAGCATCACGAAAAAGAGGCGGAGATCGTGGCGCAGGCCGGGCGCAAGGGGGCCGTGACCATCGCAACCAATATGGCCGGCCGAGGCACCGACATTGTTCTTGGCGGCAACGCTGAGATGCTGGCGACCAGAGAGTCGGCAACGTCCGATGACCCCGAGGCCGCATACGATCAGGCACTGGAGAAGTATCATCGGATCTGCGAGGCGGAAAAGGCCGAGGTCATCGAGACGGGCGGACTGTACATCCTGGGCACCGAACGCCATGAGTCGCGCCGCATAGACAACCAGTTGCGAGGCCGCGCCGGCCGTCAGGGTGACCCCGGGGCGAGTCGGTTCTATATGAGCCTCGAAGACGATCTGCTGCGGATCTTCGGTTCCCAGAGGGTGGCTTACGTGATGGATAAGCTCAAGATTCCCGAAGGCGAGCCGATCGAGCACGGCATGATATCCAAGGCCATCGAGAATGCCCAGAAGAAGGTCGAAGGGCACAACTTCGAGATCCGCAAGCATCTCATCGAATACGACGATGTCATGAATAAACAGCGCGAGGTCATTTACACTCAGCGCAAGGAGGTTCTGGCCGGGAAAAACATCCGCGAGACCATCGAAGGAATCATCGCCGAAACCGCCGAGGACATGGTCGCCACCTTCTGTCCCGAAAAGACCCCTCCCACCGATTGGAACTGGGGCAGTCTGGCCGAGGATTTCTACAACCAGTTTAATATCCAGCCCCGGTTTCCGGAGGATCTCTCAAGCATTGGCAAGCCGGAGGCGCTGGAAGAAATTCTCAAGGAACAGGTTGCTGCACGCCTGGCCGAGAAGGAAGAGGAATTCACCACACCGGTGATGGACCATCTGATGAAGGTGCTGCTCCTGCAGACCATCGACTCTCAATGGAAGGATCATCTCCTCTCCATCGATCATCTAAAGGAAGGGATCGGCCTGCGCGGCTATGGGCAGCGCAATCCCAAACAAGAGTACAAGAAGGAGGCCTTCGGACTTTTCATGGAAATGATGGGCCGGATCCGCCAGGAGGTCATCCAGAAGCTCTTCCGTATTCAGTTGGCCAAGGAGGATGACGTCGCCCGCATGGAGGCCGAGCAGCGCCGGCGGCGCCTTGTCCTCAACCGGGTCGGGGGAGGAGAAGATCAAACGAAAAAGCCGATGACCAGGGATGAGGAGAAAGTCGGACGCAATGATCCCTGTCCCTGCGGCAGCGGTCAAAAATACAAGAAATGCTGCGGCAGATAA
- a CDS encoding M23 family metallopeptidase has product MAAKKFTVLIIPEGSHRVRRFSIKRGALQGVITAGSILLLAVSLLLVDYIRTNIDRQELHRLQAQSNAQQQEVQSLAASLDGLRKEMVVLAQNDAKVRVMAQLSPPRAEALAGIGGPAEEDAASRFSDLQQRIDEIRQAIDLRRESQEEIRGVLNDQRSLLAAKPQGWPIKGWVTSDFGMRNSPFTGKRKMHEGLDVAARTGTPVFATADGIISKAETAPGYGKLVIIDHGYGYKTYFAHNSKIFVKVGQRIKRGDKIAAVGNTGSSTGSHLHYEVRRNGVPLNPRKYL; this is encoded by the coding sequence TTGGCCGCCAAGAAGTTTACCGTTCTCATTATCCCTGAGGGCTCCCACCGGGTCCGGCGCTTCAGCATCAAAAGAGGCGCTCTTCAGGGAGTGATTACCGCTGGAAGCATTCTGCTCCTTGCGGTCTCGTTGCTGCTTGTCGATTACATCCGAACGAATATCGATCGACAGGAGCTACATCGTCTGCAGGCCCAGAGCAATGCACAGCAGCAGGAGGTGCAAAGCTTAGCAGCCAGTCTCGACGGCTTGCGTAAGGAGATGGTGGTGCTCGCCCAGAACGACGCCAAGGTCCGGGTCATGGCGCAGCTCTCTCCTCCCAGGGCGGAGGCCCTCGCAGGGATTGGCGGACCCGCGGAAGAGGATGCGGCTTCCCGTTTTTCCGATCTCCAGCAGCGTATCGATGAGATCCGCCAGGCCATCGATCTGCGGCGGGAAAGCCAGGAGGAAATTCGCGGCGTTCTCAACGATCAGCGTTCCCTCCTTGCCGCCAAGCCACAGGGTTGGCCGATCAAGGGGTGGGTGACCTCCGATTTCGGCATGCGCAATTCTCCCTTCACCGGCAAGCGAAAGATGCACGAAGGTCTCGATGTGGCTGCCCGGACGGGAACTCCCGTCTTTGCCACCGCTGACGGAATCATCAGCAAGGCTGAGACCGCTCCGGGTTACGGCAAGCTTGTCATCATCGACCACGGTTACGGATACAAGACCTACTTCGCCCATAATTCCAAGATTTTCGTGAAAGTCGGCCAGCGGATCAAGAGGGGGGACAAGATCGCCGCCGTGGGGAATACCGGCAGTTCCACCGGTTCACATCTTCATTACGAAGTGCGGCGCAACGGCGTGCCGCTCAATCCGAGAAAATATCTCTGA